The genomic region GCGCGACAAGCAAGAAGCTTGCCGCTCAGTCCTCGATGCGGAACAGCCGCCGGAGCGCTTCCAAGAGCCCCAGCGGCGGGCCTTCCTGCGAGGCGTCGCGAAGGCTTTCGAGCGGCGGGTGGAGCAGCTTGTTGACGAGCCGATCGGCGAACTGCTCGATCTCGGTTCGCTGGGCTTCGTCGAGTTGCGGCAGCTTGCCGAACAGCCGCTTCAGTTCGGCCTGCTTGGGTCCCTCCATCCCGCGACGCAAGCCGGAGATCACCGGCGCCGCGACGCGGTGATGGGCCGCGGCCAGATAGCGGTTCGCTTCGAGCCGCACGATCTTCTCCGCCGCGGGCAGTTCTTGGGCCCGGGCCTGACGGTTTTGCTCGCAAGCGGCCTGCAGGTCGTCGAGCGAGTAGAGATAGACCGCCAATGCATCTCCCACCTCCGGGGCGAAGTTTCGCGGCACGGCCAGATCGAGCATGAACAGCGGGCGTTGCCGCCGTCCGCGGGCGACGTAGCGGTCGTAGTCTTCGACCGTGACGACCGGTTCCTCCGCCGAGGTGGCCCCGATCGCCAGATCGGCCGCGATGAGCTGCTCCCACCGGTCGGGCCAATCGTGGTACTCCCCCTCCCACGCCTCGGCCAGCAGGCGGCCGCGCTCGGGGTTGCGATTGACGACGTGGATATGCCGGGCTCCCGCGTCGCGGAGGTAGCGGAGGGTCTCCTCGGCCATGTCGCCGGCGCCGAGCACCAGGACCCGCTTGTCGTCGAATTGTTCGAACACGCGGCTGGCGAAGTCGGCGATCGCCACGCTGGGAATGCTGACCCGGTGGCGATGGAGCCCCGTTTCGTTATGGACCCGCCGGGCCGCGTGGAGCGCCGACTGGAACAAGTCGTGAAGCACCGGGCCGGCGGTCCCCAGTTCGTGGGCCGTCTGGTAGGCGTCTTTCACCTGGGCCAAGATCTGCGGCTCGCCGACGACCATGCTGTCGAGACTGGCCGCGACTCGGAACAGGTGGTCGACGACCTCGCGATTGGCCAGCGACACGAGTTGCCCGTTGACGCTCGCGGGGGTCAGGCCATGGTAGCCCAATAGGGCGCGGGCCAACCGCTCGCTCGCCTCGGCGGCCCGTTTTTCGGTCGTCGCAGCATACAGCTCGACCCGGTTGCAGGTCGAGACGAGCACCAGTTCG from Pirellulales bacterium harbors:
- the hemA gene encoding glutamyl-tRNA reductase, producing MNLRMVGCTHRVSGLEIRERLAFNASQAGEALDRWQEELPDTELVLVSTCNRVELYAATTEKRAAEASERLARALLGYHGLTPASVNGQLVSLANREVVDHLFRVAASLDSMVVGEPQILAQVKDAYQTAHELGTAGPVLHDLFQSALHAARRVHNETGLHRHRVSIPSVAIADFASRVFEQFDDKRVLVLGAGDMAEETLRYLRDAGARHIHVVNRNPERGRLLAEAWEGEYHDWPDRWEQLIAADLAIGATSAEEPVVTVEDYDRYVARGRRQRPLFMLDLAVPRNFAPEVGDALAVYLYSLDDLQAACEQNRQARAQELPAAEKIVRLEANRYLAAAHHRVAAPVISGLRRGMEGPKQAELKRLFGKLPQLDEAQRTEIEQFADRLVNKLLHPPLESLRDASQEGPPLGLLEALRRLFRIED